Proteins found in one Planococcus citri chromosome 2, ihPlaCitr1.1, whole genome shotgun sequence genomic segment:
- the LOC135835846 gene encoding uncharacterized protein LOC135835846 isoform X2 gives MNYIKFAVFTLCVLYKLEDARSIKCYQCSTAEDPDGEDNCGAYEDFRREKHVAVDCSSDESKSPGSFWDGRWRQVIRQCASVAENGVTDVCHWGVLENGVYWEKCYCSKDGCNSSVKNIVSKSLMFFILNICVSESVQAFLKMRLPSTRVLCDFHSIIRFTKYLTELKPVNTRSS, from the exons atgaattatatTAAATTTGCTGTATTTACTCTGTGTGTATTATATAAGCTAGAGG atgcCAGATCGATAAAATGTTACCAGTGTTCAACAGCAGAAGATCCTGACGGCGAAGACAACTGTGGCGCTTATGAAGACTTTCGTCGAGAGAAACACGTCGCTGTTGACTGTTCAAGCGATGAATCCAAATCTCCTGGCTCATTTT GGGATGGTCGCTGGAGACAAGTCATCAGGCAGTGTGCGTCGGTGGCGGAAAATGGAGTAACCGACGTTTGTCATTGGGGTGTTTTAGAAAATGGTGTTTATTGGGAAAAGTGTTACTGCTCCAAAGACGGTTGTAATTCTTCGGTGAAAAATATTGTATCGAAGAGTTTAATGTTCTTT ATCTTGAATATTTGTGTAAGCGAGTCCGTCCAAGCATTTCTCAAAATGCGTCTTCCATCAACCAGAGTATTATGTGATTTTCATAGTATTAtaag attcaCGAAGTATTTAACTGAGTTGAAACCTGTAAACACACGTTCTTCTTGA
- the LOC135835846 gene encoding uncharacterized protein LOC135835846 isoform X1 produces the protein MNYIKFAVFTLCVLYKLEDARSIKCYQCSTAEDPDGEDNCGAYEDFRREKHVAVDCSSDESKSPGSFCMKITQQGPRGFIWDGRWRQVIRQCASVAENGVTDVCHWGVLENGVYWEKCYCSKDGCNSSVKNIVSKSLMFFILNICVSESVQAFLKMRLPSTRVLCDFHSIIRFTKYLTELKPVNTRSS, from the exons atgaattatatTAAATTTGCTGTATTTACTCTGTGTGTATTATATAAGCTAGAGG atgcCAGATCGATAAAATGTTACCAGTGTTCAACAGCAGAAGATCCTGACGGCGAAGACAACTGTGGCGCTTATGAAGACTTTCGTCGAGAGAAACACGTCGCTGTTGACTGTTCAAGCGATGAATCCAAATCTCCTGGCTCATTTTGTATGAAAATAACACAACAAGGCCCTAGAGGCTTCATTT GGGATGGTCGCTGGAGACAAGTCATCAGGCAGTGTGCGTCGGTGGCGGAAAATGGAGTAACCGACGTTTGTCATTGGGGTGTTTTAGAAAATGGTGTTTATTGGGAAAAGTGTTACTGCTCCAAAGACGGTTGTAATTCTTCGGTGAAAAATATTGTATCGAAGAGTTTAATGTTCTTT ATCTTGAATATTTGTGTAAGCGAGTCCGTCCAAGCATTTCTCAAAATGCGTCTTCCATCAACCAGAGTATTATGTGATTTTCATAGTATTAtaag attcaCGAAGTATTTAACTGAGTTGAAACCTGTAAACACACGTTCTTCTTGA
- the LOC135835843 gene encoding H/ACA ribonucleoprotein complex non-core subunit NAF1 produces MTEQVEDNPILNNPEVEHREEAKFNEVPLSVSISANSNSASSPVNPNRDNTSAIDSKVDDNHIENNSISKTCEQKNDTTSNAVPGQALGSDSIFDTIKSLSVQNYRDDNSDDNSDSSDSDSSSTVSEENEDSDNTSLSELTDKKAFSYARTKGELTLQDLPPIEDLTITVEESKCKPIGSVFNMVDTMVIVQSFPNTPPLDIDTVLFLDRGQRPLGKIFDVFGPVHEPLYCVRFNSPDHIKEKNISKEQVVYCAPQTEYTSFIHTAELMKNKGSDASWTDNNEPPVSCLDFSDDEEEARSKRRSKPVPGSKRENQGETDSFVKKMNQRNLELTAKRKKEDEAKQKRSPLIRRVMSNSSSSVEMVNMNSQSCFPPFTANDNYKLKSRPFAGDSSRLANFHHNSSSTHVNKFDGPSQSVNYMVGGYSSPSNFTFPPQPFLCSSPRQLPSVAPTAQNYLTVYSRPPMHSPMAPYSSFSSTSIPPLPSFPPQPPPAIHRPLPPPPTMHPSMPQFSNFNPMSALPLPTTMPQANFFPCPDAPPVPQQAFIPLNVRPNLSASFHPQFVLPPPPPPPPPASQHHSQQRDNSRPDRRSQATHQSNSFYPTSYNS; encoded by the exons ATGACGGAACAAGTCGAGGATAACCCCATTTTGAATAATCCCGAAGTGGAACACCGCGAAGAAGCAAAATTTAACGAAGTGCCTCTCAGCGTATCTATCAGTGCTAATTCGAATAGTGCCTCTTCTCCTGTGAATCCTAATCGAGACAATACCAGTGCGATAGATAGTAAGGTCGATGACAACCATATTGAAAACAACTCCATAAGTAAGACTTGCGAACAAAAAAACGATACAACGTCGAATGCAGTTCCTGGGCAAGCTCTCGGAAGTGATTCGATTTTTGATACGATTAAAAGCCTCTCAGTTCAAAATTATCGCGATGACAATAGTGACGATAATTCCGATTCGAGTGATTCCGACAGCAGTTCTACGGTTTCCGAAGAAAACGAAGACAGTGACAATACTTCATTGAG TGAATTGACTGACAAAAAAGCCTTCTCTTACGCTCGTACCAAAGGAGAATTGACTTTGCAGGATTTACCTCCCATCGAAGATTTAACAATTACGGTAGAAGAAAGCAAATGTAAACCTATAGGGTCTGTGTTTAATATGGTTGACACTATGG TGATTGTTCAATCGTTTCCGAATACACCACCGCTTGACATCGACACTGTTTTGTTTTTGGATCGTGGTCAACGtccattgggtaaaattttcgaCGTATTTGGACCGGTGCATGAGCCGTTATATTGCGTACGATTCAATTCGCCCGACCATATTaaagagaaaaatatttccaaagagCAAGTGGTATATTGCGCTCCTCAAACCGAGTATACTTCATTTATACATACAGCTGAATTAATGAA GAATAAAGGAAGTGATGCTTCTTGGACGGATAACAACGAACCACCGGTTTCATGTTTAGATTTTTCAGACGACGAAGAAGAGGCTCGTTCAAAACGTCGTTCGAAACCG GTACCGGGTTCGAAACGCGAAAACCAAGGAGAAACCGATTCCTTCGTAAAGAAAATGAATCAACGGAATCTAGAATTAACTGCTAAACGAAAAAAAGAAGACGAAGCGAAGCAAAAACGAAGCCCGTTAATCAGACGAGTAATGTCAAATTCTAGCAGCTCCGTAGAAATGGTGAACATGAATTCGCAGTCGTGTTTTCCGCCGTTTACCGCCAACGATAATTATAAACTGAAATCGAGACCTTTTGCGGGCGATTCGTCTCGATTAGCGAATTTCCATCACAACTCGAGCAGTACTCACGTAAATAAATTTGACGGACCGTCGCAATCGGTCAACTACATGGTCGGCGGATACAGCTCACCGTCGAATTTCACATTCCCTCCACAGCCGTTTTTATGCTCTTCACCACGCCAGTTACCAAGTGTGGCGCCAACGGCGCAAAATTATCTCACCGTGTATTCTCGTCCTCCGATGCATTCTCCTATGGCGCCTTATTCGTCGTTCAGCTCGACCAGTATTCCACCGCTGCCGTCATTCCCTCCGCAGCCTCCTCCAGCGATACATCGGCCTTTACCGCCGCCTCCGACCATGCATCCGTCGAtgcctcaattttcaaattttaaccccATGTCAGCTCTTCCGTTACCTACGACAATGCCTCAAGCTAATTTCTTCCCTTGCCCCGATGCTCCACCTGTACCTCAACAAGCCTTTATTCCGTTGAACGTGAGGCCTAACTTATCGGCGTCATTCCATCCGCAATTCGTATTACCACCTCCGCCGCCGCCGCCTCCTCCTGCTTCTCAACATCATTCTCAGCAAAGAGATAATTCGCGGCCGGATAGAAGATCCCAAGCTACACATCAAAGTAATTCCTTTTATCCTACGTCTTATAACTCCTAA
- the LOC135835845 gene encoding protein spaetzle 3-like: MSVQNFSLPYSSAGYFGVPETASPSPVYYTNAQQNVPPKLFGFEDRQTSQQSVRKPYQSYQPTYTRVTGGTDPRNGKTSVHVVVDYDDDFNDDRLPTVTPIQGPIFLKNGSVPVVPLYSYPKVNNGSLVQIPIMWAALSLALGYEIRGDIIRGAPCIKRYHQLFCPTAGNSYPIERIEKFIDDNKALMRRMYGEFETSNVDYGPQFNDPQRNKRTRNYPPQPPSATYGGESYFSRILNKRQTLPKTPQSESGRLDSCESKLEVVTPYWASNSAGKVRAIVNTQHFEQAIHQEVCSKSETPRCSNDCRCEQKYKWHRLLSYDPDNDCKGIFMDWFLFPSCCVCRCSPLPN, from the exons ATGTCTGTGCAGAATTTTAGTTTACCTTATTCGTCAGCTGGTTATTTCGGTGTTCCTGAAACCGCGTCTCCTTCGCCAGTTTATTATACCAATGCGCAACAAAATGTACCGCCAAAATTGTTCGGTTTTGAGGATCGGCAGACGTCGCAGCAATCTGTTCGAAAGCCGTATCAGTCATATCAGCCGACATATACGAGGGTTACCGGCGGGACAGATCCTCGAAATGGCAAAACATCAGTTCACGTCGTCGTCGATTACGACGATGATTTTAACGATGATCGACTGCCAACGGTGACGCCGATTCAAGGgccgatttttttaaagaacggTAGTGTTCCTGTCGTACCACTGTATAGTTATCCAAAAGTCAATAATGGCAGTCTTGTACAGATACCG ATAATGTGGGCAGCATTATCATTAGCTTTAGGATACGAAATTCGTGGAGACATAATTCGAGGAGCTCCATGTATCAAACGTTACCATCAATTATTTTGTCCAACAGCTGGTAACAGTTACCCAAT AGaacgaatagaaaaatttattgacgATAATAAAGCATTAATGCGAAGAATGTACGGAGAATTTGAAACCAGTAATGTCGATTATGGACCTCAATTTAATGATCCGCAAAGAAACAAACGTACTCGCAATTACCCACCGCAGCCTCCATCAGCGACATATGGCGGCGAATCGTATTTCAGTAGAATATTAAATAAACGTcaaactttaccaaaaactCCGCAAAGTGAAAGCGGCAG ATTGGATTCCtgtgaatcaaaattagaagtAGTTACACCTTACTGGGCTTCCAATAGTGCTGGTAAAGTAAGAGCTATTGTAAATACACAGCATTTTGAACAAGCAATACATCAAGAAGTATGCTC GAAGAGTGAAACTCCAAGGTGTTCAAACGACTGCCGTTGCGAACAGAAGTACAAATGGCATCGTCTATTGTCATATGATCCAGACAATGACTGCAAAGGTATCTTCATGGATTGGTTTTTATTTCCTTCTTGTTGTGTATGTAGATGCTCGCCATTGCCTAATTAA